The nucleotide sequence CGCCCGGCAGATCCTCGAACGGCATGGAAGGGATGAGCTGACGACCTTGCGTCTGGCGGAAGAGGCGGGTGTTGCCACCAGTTCCATCTACGAGTATTTCCCGACCATGGAGGCGCTGATCGCCGCCATCTACGAGGACGTCCGCAAGGAAGTGCGCACCGAACTGCTGACCAGAATCGCCGCGCTGCCGGCCGACACCACACTGTACGACGGCATCGTGCTGACCATCGAGGTCGGCCTCAATCTCTATCTCCAGAAGATCCGCTTCGATCCGGAGTTCAGCGTGCGCTCGACCCACTACGACGAGTTGGTAAGGCTCGACGTGGTCAAGGCGCGAGAGGAGCTGTCCGGTAGCGCGACCGAGGCACTGATGTGCCGCTTCGCCGATGAGGTCCTGGTCCGCGACAAAGACAAGGCGCACTTTTTGGTCTTCCACACTTTACTCGCCCTGTCCCGGGCGATCCTCCTGGAACGCCCCAGCTACTTGACCGAAAAGGATACGGTGCAGATGCTCGCGCGCATGGTGCATGCGCTGCTGACGACTGCGGAGTGACTCGCTAAGAACGGTGCGCCGGCAATGTCGGTGATGAAACGAAAAACGGCGCCCGAGGGCGCCGTTTTTCATTGGGCTAACAAGGTTTAACGGATACCGGCGTTGCGCAGCGATGCCGGGGTGAAGTCGGACATCTTGGTCCGTTGACCAAACTGCGGGGCGCTCTTCGCTTCGTTGCTCATCGCTGCGACGATGTAGCGGCCGGCGATCAGGTCATAGAAGCCCTGCGCCGCAGGCACGTTGACGCCTTGTTCGTACTGCGAGTAGGTGTAGTTTTCACCCACCCGCCACAAGTTGCCTCGGCCGTCGTAGTGATCGACCTCGACGATGGTCCAGGTGTCCTCGTCGAAGTACATGTCGCGCTTGGCATAGATATGCCGTTCGCCCGGTTTGAGGGTGGCCTGGACTTGCCAGACCCGGTGCAGCTCGTAGCGGGTCAGATCCTGGTTGATGTGCCCGGGCTTGATGATGTCGGCGTACTTCACGCTGGGCGACTGCAGGTGGTAGTTGTTGTAGGGGATGTACATCTCCTTTTTGCCCACCAGCTTCCAGTCGTAGCGGTCCGGTGCGCCGTTCATCATGTCGGCGTTGTCGGAGGTGCGCATGCCGTCGGAGGCTAGGCCGGGGGCGTCGTAGGCCAATTGCGGGGCGCGCCGCACGCGGCGCTGGCCGGCGTTGTAGGCCCAGGCTCTACGCGGCTCCTTAACCTGGTCGATGGTCTCGTGGGCCATCGACACGTTGCCCGCCAGGCGTGCCGGGCCGGTGACCGCGAAGATGTAGTAGAACAGCACGTTGGCCGACTCTTTCGGGTCTGCGCCGTCCATGTATTGCGGGAAGCTGTTCTTGTCGTTGGTGTCGACGATGGTGTAGGCGCCATTGACTTGCGGAGCCGCCTGGGCCGCCCAG is from Pseudomonas sp. LS44 and encodes:
- a CDS encoding TetR/AcrR family transcriptional regulator; translated protein: MSKPPIDESRPGADGVLRVEVPAQQRKSPRQARSIALVDALKQTARQILERHGRDELTTLRLAEEAGVATSSIYEYFPTMEALIAAIYEDVRKEVRTELLTRIAALPADTTLYDGIVLTIEVGLNLYLQKIRFDPEFSVRSTHYDELVRLDVVKAREELSGSATEALMCRFADEVLVRDKDKAHFLVFHTLLALSRAILLERPSYLTEKDTVQMLARMVHALLTTAE
- a CDS encoding DUF1329 domain-containing protein — translated: MKTKTNMIIKSGVIALSLLASSVMAAVSQQEADQLGTTLTPLGAEKAGNADGSIPAWTGGLKPGAGSVDAKGFLSDPYANEKPLFTITAANAAQYKDKLTPGQMAMFKRYASTYKIPVYKTERSAANPQEIYEAAKKSAVNVKLISDGNGLEHFTESRNYAFPIPKNGVEVYWNHQTRYRGKNIQRWAAQAAPQVNGAYTIVDTNDKNSFPQYMDGADPKESANVLFYYIFAVTGPARLAGNVSMAHETIDQVKEPRRAWAYNAGQRRVRRAPQLAYDAPGLASDGMRTSDNADMMNGAPDRYDWKLVGKKEMYIPYNNYHLQSPSVKYADIIKPGHINQDLTRYELHRVWQVQATLKPGERHIYAKRDMYFDEDTWTIVEVDHYDGRGNLWRVGENYTYSQYEQGVNVPAAQGFYDLIAGRYIVAAMSNEAKSAPQFGQRTKMSDFTPASLRNAGIR